Within Lagopus muta isolate bLagMut1 chromosome 1, bLagMut1 primary, whole genome shotgun sequence, the genomic segment ATGACCACTGGTATGATGTGCCAGTGTCTGTTCCAGCTGAAGCACCACAGACTCTTTCATTGCTTACCTAGTAACTCCAAGCAGTTGAGAAAGTTGTGATTAAATCAATCTTCAAGGATCGTTATGGAAGAGTGGTgggttgttgctgttgttgtttatttgttttgtagtTGGCtgtaatgttattttctttcatcaggGGAGTGATGTTAATCTTGTTACTGCAGACCATGTGTCTCCTCTCCACGAAGCCTGCTTAGGTGGTCATGCTGCTTGTGCCAATTTCCTATTAAAGCATGGTGCTAAGGTAAGTGCATCACGGACAAGATACTGTCTCCAGTGTTAACATGTTTTATTATGACAATTTAATGCTAGATCATAGATgatttagttccaacccccctgctgtgggctgggatgCTTCCCATCAGACCAAGTTGCCAAAAGTCtcgtccaacctggccttgaacacttacagtgatgggacatccacaacttctctgggcaacctgttccagtgttgtttttattcttccccCAGGTGAATGGGGTTACTGTTGACTGGCACACTCCTTTGTTCAGTGCATGTGTCAGTGGCAGTGTGGCTTGTTTGAATTTACTGCTGCAACATGGGGCCAACCTCCACCCGCCCTGTGACTTGGCATCCCCCATCCATGAAGCTGCTAAGAGAGGTAACCTCATGGGTGTCAGCACTGTTTTGTATCTTGCTAGAAGTTTGGGGAAGTGAAAGAGAGAGGTAAAGAAGATCTTCATGATTTAGGCCAGGAATTGTTCCTTCCTTCTTACTTTCATCACAAGTGTTGCACTTGCTCTCACCCCTCGTGCTCACCAAGGGCCACTTATTGCTGCTCTCAGGGCCTCTGGGTTCATGTGGTGACCCCTTGAAGGGGATGCACTGTCCAAATCAGCTGCCTCTTACATAGAGATTCAAGAGAGTTGTCTGGTCGTCttcaaaaggagaagagaaatccAGCATGATTCATCTCATCTTCAGTAGATATCTGTAATGAGTCGGATATAATGTAAGGGCTTTAGCATATTCTCAAACTGGATTTGCAGTTCCTGTTTTTCTGATTGAAAACACTGGAGTAAGGATAGTGGATCCATGTATTACAATCACCTCTTGACAAAGCAATGAATCTTTGCCAAATCACACTTCTGCATCAGAGAATTTGGACTATTGCAAAATGCCTGATCTCTGCGAGTTGACTCTCCCTTTACCCCTTTTAGGTCATGTGCAGTGTGTTGAGCTCCTCACATCCCATGGGGTGAACATAGATCACAACGTCAACCATCTGGGTACTCCGCTTTATGTAGCTTGTGAGAACCAACAAGTGGACTGTGCCAGAAAGCTACTTGAGTcaggtaaaaggaaaaataaaagatggtgtattttccttccctgtaaTGTTTGTCTTTTCAGCAAAGATTTGGAGAAATTCCTACTTTGGGATCTGGAGAAGTTTTTGTCTCAATGGCAGTTCTGTGCTAAAGAGGGGAGCAGGGTAAACAGGACCTTCTTGACCAGGAAATGAGCTTTACAACTCCCAACAAAGTGATGGGAGTTGTATCATCCTGGATTTCATGCTGCTGGTGGTGCCCAGAACAGCACCATCCTCTCCAGTGTCCATGTATTTGTGCTTCTGTAGCTATTTGAAGAGAGTAGCGAgatactttgttttttcttccatcctcTTCACTCAACAGGAATGATTAAACTTATATACTTCTtttatacttatatatatacttttttatatatacttttatACTTATATACTTCTTATGCAAATGTTTTAATTCTTACAAAGTTCATAAAATGTGTGAAACATTTCCAACATGGAGTAAAAACATTTAGCACTGTATGCTTTTCCTCAGATAAATCCAACTACAAATCTAACCACTTGGATAACTACGCAAGGCCATTTCTTACCTATGGCAGTGCATCTCTTCTAATAAAGAGGGGCTGCATAACAGAATATAGCACATAGCTCATACGGAAATGGTGAGCCGACCAAACTCCTttgaaaaaaagacacatttaGATGACATTATGCATGATTTAGCACAATGATCTTTTcctaaataaatcaaatatagaTTAAGAATTCACTTTTGcctattattttctgttctttgccttttgtctttgctgcctcctgtttgtaggaaagaaaatgtgcttcAAAAATGTTATAGTTATGAATTGGTTCTGCAGTTCACACGTTTTGTGAGGCATTAGCTCAGGATAACAGACTGAGGAGCACTTGGGGATCAGAGAGTGCTTATATTCTCCACTATTAAGGGCCTCAAAACTTTTCCAtcctcacattttttttcctgagcaggCTTGGTAACTCAGCACCTGGAAATCAGTTTAAGCCTCTGTTATGGAGCAGGGTGAAACCTTGCATGCATGTTAAAGGAATGGTGAGTTGGGATAGGGAGCAAATTAGATCGATAGGTGGAACTACTCTTTTGTGAGACTTCAAGAAGTCTGtgggctgggctgtgtgtgaAAGACTTCCTTTGTGCATTGATCCTTTGGGATCATTTTCATAACTTCACTGCTTCACAGCCAGTACACGTAGTCCGTAAGCAAATTGTGGGACCAAGACCTAAAGGACAGGAATCCACCTCTAGGGGAATGCTACAGTATTTATGGATTGTTCAGAGAAATTGCAGCTAATGCGGGAAGTGGCAATTATTCCTTGTCATCTCTTCATATTCAGGTGCAAACGTGAACATTGGCAAGGGCCTGGAGTCCCCACTGCACGCcgctgccaggagctgcagtgtAGAGCTGGTGATGCTGCTGATTGACTTCGGAGCAGACATTTGGGCAAAGaatgctgaaagcaaaaggCCGATGGAGCTGGTTCCACCTGGCAGCCCTTTGGGTCGACTGTTCCTGCAGAAAGAAGGTGTCTCTtagcacttgttttttttccttcatgtggGATGCTATAGGGAAAAATCATACAAAGTGCTGCACAAGGCTGTAGTATTCTGTACTTGTAGTTCTACAAAACAGAGAATAAGAAAGGCCACCTGAATTTGCTGATATTAGGATACTGTCTCCTTCTGTGTCAGAGTATAGTGGTGATAACAGTGATGACTACCCATCTTTTGACCAACAGGTCTATGAACACTGCATCAGGGAGAAACCATATTGAGCTTTCAGTGTGATGCAACACAGAGCTCAgggtaaaaaaaattcttttgagTCTGGGATGGGAATAAAGCCAGAAATGTTGTCTGGAACATGCCAACAAATGTGAATAGAAAATCAACTCTGATAAGAATTGTGTTTATCTGGTGAACACCAGGACTAGGATCCTCAATTTTTATGGTGTGCCAACTTTTAGACACATGCCAAATACTGCATATATAAGAAATTACAACAGTGATCTTCTAGTTGATTggtatttacttttattctggGGACAAAACCTTGTGTAGGTGCAAAAGTATCTTTCAAATGAGACTATATTCATTGTTTTGTGGGAATTAAGGAAAACTACAGAAGAATGATATAATGAATACGTGTATATATACACTAAATTTTCTTGGAAGGCCAATGTTATGTATTGTGTAATCTTAAAGTATCAAGCTGTAGGGTTAAACCTTAGGAAGTGCTTATTTAGAACATGCAAATAAAATTGTTCCAGGTCTATGTTGTTTGACTGGTTACAAATACTTTAATGAATGAGGGAGATGCATTTTACTTAATATTCTTGAGGGAAATTAGAATAAATTCTTCAGTGTTGGAGTTCTTGTGTTCTTTAGGTGCTCTCATTCAGTCAGTAAGCCAGACGAAGTAATAAATAATCtggattttcattattttaaacaattcaCTGACCCACAATTCTACTAAGTGTAGACATGGTTATTGTCATAAACAGATTTACAGCAAGGTAAAGGTGGAATAATAAAGTGATGAATCAGGCCCTTCGTGGAAATgtaatatgaaaataataacgtggaaacagctgtgctgtgcgtATTATGTATGTGCATCTGGTTTCCCAGCCTAATCTATGATGCACGAAGTGGTGATCTTTTCAAACTCAAATCCTTGCTGCATGAGCCTTGTGACTCCTAAGGCACCACATGTGTCCTGTTTATTTGAGATAAAAAAACATCCCAGGGAAACCCTATGGAGCTGTCATGAAATCTGCCATGGCTGAGCTAAGGGCTTGGGCAAAAAAGGATCTTTTCTAAGCAAAATTCAGCAATTGAAGTTAGAAATGATGAATGCCTGCAGGGTATTTTGCAGCTGACTGGTGTTTTTCTGATGTTCTCCAACATGTCTTTTCCTGAGTAGGGTGATATCTGATGGGCAGATGATGTCTGACTCCTGGAGCTGTTGAATGGTTGCGACCCAGGAGAGGGGTGTGCACATTGCATCCTCTGATTTTGCAGGGATCAGAATCTCCTCATGGGCCCCATAGCTCATCACAGACCTCATAGTTCCTTACAGGCCTCATAGGTCCAGCACACAAATCTTGCACCCCTCTCCCTGTGCACACCACCACATGCCATGCTGGCATTGCAACAGGGTCCAACATGTGCAGCAAAGGGCTTGCTAACAACCCATATATGGTTTCTGAATGGTTGTGAAGAGCCTGCTTGCACCTGCTTTTTGTGCTGTAGTCTGCATTCTCTCCTCACCACGCTTCATTTCTCCACCTCAGCTTCTCTGGTTACCACTATCTTATCCACTCACTCATGACTGCTGGTACCAACGCTGTCCCCTCCCatctccctcttgctttctacattttcttcttatcaTCTCCTCCACATGCATGATAACCAACCCTTCATTTGTTCTCACTGCTTGCTTGCATTTGCAAGCCTGCCCATCGTACCATTGGTAGGGGGGTTGAAGCTTAATGCTCTttaaagttccttccaaccaaagccattctatgattctgtgatctgccCTTCACATCTCCTTTTCCCCTGGAAGTCCctcactgctgtcagtgctggtCAATCTCAtatgcagcacagggctgtacAAGTGGTAGGTTGAGATCTGAATAGTGACGGGTGCTGCCATCAAAAGCACTGCACAGTATCTACCCTTTCATGAAAAGGATAAGCCTCCCATATAAGCCCTTAATGTCATTATACTTAAATAAAGGGGTTGAAAATAGCACTAGATTCTTCAGCATGGATTGTATTTATCAGCATGGAACTGGTTAATCAGGAAGGCTTAAATAAGGATTATGTAGCACTTCTTTTGCTATGTGTTTGTCTCTGTTATGAAATAAGTTTCAAACAGTGGGCTGGAATCCTGGATCTCAATGAAGGTCTGTGGGGGGAAGCCTTTGAAGGAAGCATCAATCATCCCTTCACAAACAACACAAGCTGTTTAACACCTGTGCAAGTTAAAAAGGGAAGGAATTATTCTGTTAAAGCTTATTATGAGTGTGTAATGATAGTGAAGAGGCTTTAACCGAATGGTGGGTTGACATCCTTTGGTGGATACAGGCATGGCTTTCCACTACCTagtgtgctgggggctgcatgTCCGTGGTGGGCCTTGGGGAGATAAGGCCATATGTGTAACAAGTCTCCTGTCTCTCTCCAGGGCCGCTGTCCTTGATGCAGCTCTGCCGCTTGTGCATCAGAAGGTGCTTTGGACACAAGCAGCATCAGAAAATAACTGGCCTTCTCCTTCCTGAAGAGCTGAAAcgttttcttcttcatgtttAAGCCTTTCAAGTATAAAATGGTGCCTTAATAGCACAGCAAGGTTTGttgaagaaaaatttctcaCCAGCACTGTTACCAACACCTGAAGTGTTGATTTGTGATAGCTACTGGTCCCTGGTAAAGACCTGGGTCTGAGAAACACGGGAACAACTAACTTGCTGAGTCCTCAGCATCACCCCCAGCCAAAGAGTAACTTGAAAAGGAGCTATTCTGCCTGGCTGTACTGTAGAGCATAGAAATGTGTCTCAAGAGCCTCCTAGAAGGGGCAGGAAATGAGCACCATCTTTTGAGATAGACCTCTTGATTCTCTGAATCCTGGCACAGTTTCAGAGGGCTCACGGCTGACAAAACCTTACAAAGAAAGTACATATCTCAGCACAGCGTGAGCAGCACTTTGTGTATGTTTAAGGATAGCTCATTTTTTCAGCAAACAGACTTAGTGCTGCCATTTGTGAGGGCTGTATCCACACCACCATAAGAGTAAGGAAAAGGAACTCAACCTACTTGCAAAGTTGGATAACACAACTTCTGGATGCACGTGTCTGATACGAGAGGTTAATTTTTGTGCTGATCAGACACAGAAAGAAGTTCTGTTGGTCTGTGGACACTAAATTGTGCCCTAATGGGACAAAATGACAAGCACAGATAGGTCCTTGAATTCTCTTGTTATGGGACACGGA encodes:
- the ASB9 gene encoding ankyrin repeat and SOCS box protein 9, with the translated sequence MDEEGMNQNGSKSQGAGGQVPATTPSEVLMRDFVSDWSPLHDASIHGRLLALKKLINQGSDVNLVTADHVSPLHEACLGGHAACANFLLKHGAKVNGVTVDWHTPLFSACVSGSVACLNLLLQHGANLHPPCDLASPIHEAAKRGHVQCVELLTSHGVNIDHNVNHLGTPLYVACENQQVDCARKLLESGANVNIGKGLESPLHAAARSCSVELVMLLIDFGADIWAKNAESKRPMELVPPGSPLGRLFLQKEGPLSLMQLCRLCIRRCFGHKQHQKITGLLLPEELKRFLLHV